Genomic window (Lewinellaceae bacterium):
AAACCGATACCTCATGGACGTCGAAATACTTTCCAGGATACAATTTGCCTTCACCATTTCCTTTCACTACATCTATCCCCCCCTGAGCATTGGCCTGGGCCTGATCATGGTGATTATGGAAGGGATGTATCTGCGCACGAAAGAACCCATGTACGAACAGTTGGCAAGATTCTGGACCAAAATCTTCGCCCTCACCTTCGGCATCGGGGTGGCGACGGGCATCGTGATGGAGTTTGAGTTCGGCACCAACTGGGCCACTTACTCGCGTTATGTGGGCGATGTCTTCGGCAGCGCCCTGGCGGCGGAGGGAATCTTCGCCTTTGCCCTGGAGAGCGGTTTCCTGGGCATCCTGCTGTTTGGCTGGAACCGCGTGAGCCCTCGGGTGCATTTCATTGCCACTGTCGGCGTGTTTTTCGGATCGTTGTTCAGCGCAGTGTGGATCGTGGTGGCCAACTCCTGGCAGCAAACGCCGGCGGGATTTCACGTGGTGGGAGAAGGGCTGGAGGCGCGCGCCGAGATCACCGACTTCTGGGCGATGGTGTTCAACCCGTCCAGTGTCGACCGCCTGCTTCATGTCTGGATCGGCGCCTTTTTGGCCGGGGCATTCCTGGTGCTCAGTGTCCATGCCTTCTATTTGCTGAAGGAGCGCCATGTTGAGCTTTCGAAAAAAGCGCTCAAGATCGCGCTGAGTGTAGCGACGGTATTCTCTCTGGCCCAACTGTTCGTTGGCCACCGCTCCGCCGAGGGAGTGTCCGTCAACCAACCCGCCAAACTGGCCGCTCTGGAAGGCCATTTCGACAGCCTGGCCGTGGCGGATGCCTACATATTTGGTTGGGTCAATAAAGAAAAACAGGAGGTAACCGGCATTGGCGTTCCCGGAGGGCTTACCTTCCTGCTGCACAACGACTTTGAAACCCCGATTCGGGGCCTCAATTCCTTTCCGGAAGACGAGCGCCCTTCGGCACTCAACGCCATCTTTCAGTTCTACCACCTGATGGTGGCCATCGGCATGGCGCTGATCGCCCTGACGCTTTTTGCCTCCTTCCTGTGGTGGCGGGGCAGGCTGTTCAACCATCGTTGGTTGCTCTGGGTTTTTGTCTTTGCCGTCCTGCTGCCCAACATCGCCAACCAGGTGGGCTGGTTCGCCGCCGAAATGGGGCGCCAGCCGTGGGTCGTCTACGGCCTGCTGCGCACCAGCGACGCCTTGTCGAAAGCAGTCACCGCCAACCAGGTGTTGTTCTCCCTCATTCTCTTCGCCCTCATATACACCTTGCTCTTTGCTCTCTTCCTCTACCTGCTCAACAAAAAGATTCAGGCCGGGCCGGAGAGTGCGGAACGGATACAGCATAACCCCAGGCAGGAGGGGATGGCGGAGGCTTGGGGGGGACGGTAGGTTTTTTCCCATTTATTAGAGTTGATGCGTTGGGAGCATTCAGCGGTTAAAAAGTTACTTTTCACCCTGCTCTTCGTTCCAAAAGTGGTCAGGTAGCGCCACTATCCTCCCACTTTTGCGCCTCAATCAGGGCGAAAATTAATCTTTTTTCCCACTAAAGCCCCCCAACGCATCAACTCTATTGAGAAGTTACGCCGATGAGATCCTGGGCATTGGCTCTAACAAACAACAGGCAACAGTATAGCAAGCGCCAAAAGATGCTTAAATTCGAGCCAGGAAATATCGATAAGTTCAAGTTCAAGAATCAAATTCAAACTCAAAACCCAACGCTCAGACGCTATGCCCACCCTACTCGGAATAGACTACCCCACCCTCTGGTTCCTCGTCGTCGGCGGCCTGTTCAGCGGTTACGCCATTTTGGACGGATTCGACCTGGGCGCCGGCGCCCTGCACCTGTTTTTCCGCAAGGAAGAGAGCCGGCGCATCGCCCTCAACGCCATTGGCCCGGTGTGGGATGGCAACGAGGTGTGGCTGGTCATCGGCGGCGGTGCTTTGTTTGCAGGCTTCCCGGTGATGTACGCCACGCTCTTCTCCGGCATGTACATCCCGTTCATGCTGTTTCTGGCCTTTCTGATCTTCCGGGCGGTGTCCATCGAGTTTCGGAGCAAGGAAAAGATGAAGTGGTGGCGGCAGATGTGGGACGTCAGCTACAGCGTTGCCAGCATCATGCTGGCCGTTCTGCTCGGCGTGGTGCTGGGCAATGTGCTGCTGGGGATGGACATCGGCGCGAGCCAGGAGTTCGAGGGCAACTGGGTGGAATTCCTCAACCCGTATGCGCTGCTGGTGGGAGTCACCACCCTGGCGCTGTTCAGCACCCACGGCGCCCTGTACCTGCTCATGAAGACGGAGGGGCGGCTGTACGCCAAACTCACCATCCTGGCGCGGCGGGCGATGATCTTCTTCCTCACTACCTTTGCTTTGGTGACGGTTTATACCCTGATCTACATCCCTCACCTGTCCGACCGGTTCCGGGACATACAGTGGCTGTTCGTCGTGCCGGTACTGGCCTTTCTGAGCATTGCCAACATCCCGCGGCTGATCTCCAAGCGGAAATACCGTCAGGCGTTTTTCTTTTCCAGCCTGACCATGGCCCTGCTGCTCATCGTGGTGGCCATCGAGTTGTACCCGGTGCTTATCCTTTCCACGATCGACAAGACGTACAGCATCACCATCTACAATGCGGCCTCTTCCAGCAAGTCGATGGGCATCATGCTGCTGATCGCGGCTATCGGGGCGCCACTGGTGCTGAGTTATACGGCGTTTGTGTTTTGGACGTTTCGGGGCAAGGTGAAGCTGGATGAGACGAGTTATTAGGGGGGGGATGGAACGCGGATTGGCGCGGATTGGACGGATTTTCGCGGATCGGGGAGCCATTAAACCCTTTACAAGGAATTGATCCCGGTTCTATGATCTTTACCCTTCTGTCCCTACTTTTTCTGCGATGACAAACAGATAATCTCCTTTATCGTTTTTGTAATGCTTAACCACCTCATCAATTTCCCCGGAATCTACATCCCTTTCCAACCGGGCTAACCCTTCTTTTACTTCCACTGCATTCGCCAAAGCCGAAAAGGAAGAAATCCCCCGCCGGGCCTTCGGGTCGAAATAAAGGGCTGGCCGGTGTTTCCCGGAGTATAGGAACAGGTCCTTCAGATCGGGCTGGACGAAATACTTTTCCGTACGCACCACCTCAAAGCCTCCCTGGTTCATTGCCCCTTCGACGACTGCGTAGGCCGGCATCTGCACCATCGAATCTTCCATCATTTTCGGGAAATAGCGATTCAGCCAGTAACCCTGCATCTGTTCGGGAGTGGAGGTGAAGACCACGATCCGGCCGCCCGGTTTCAGGACGCGGCTGAGCTCCCGGAAGCCTTTGTCCAGGCTCGTCCAGTGGTGGAGGGTCAGGCTGGCGAGGATGCCGTCGACGGCATTATCCCCCAAAGGAAGGGCTTCGGCTTTCCCCTGTTTCCAGTCGATGGTACTGCATTTCAGGCGGGCCTTTTTCAGCATCTCCTCTGAGGGGTCGACGCCGGTGAAGGCTATCCCTTTCCGGTGCAGGGCGATGGTGTAATTGCCGGTGCCGCAGCCGATGTCCAGGTATTGGCTGCCTTTTTGGGGGTTCAGGTGGTGGAACAGCCGTTCCAGGAGGTAAGGGTCGGCTTGGCGGGTGTGGTTGTAGTGGGGGGCGATTTGGTCGTATTTTTCGGGAGCGTTTTTCA
Coding sequences:
- a CDS encoding methyltransferase domain-containing protein, which gives rise to MKNAPEKYDQIAPHYNHTRQADPYLLERLFHHLNPQKGSQYLDIGCGTGNYTIALHRKGIAFTGVDPSEEMLKKARLKCSTIDWKQGKAEALPLGDNAVDGILASLTLHHWTSLDKGFRELSRVLKPGGRIVVFTSTPEQMQGYWLNRYFPKMMEDSMVQMPAYAVVEGAMNQGGFEVVRTEKYFVQPDLKDLFLYSGKHRPALYFDPKARRGISSFSALANAVEVKEGLARLERDVDSGEIDEVVKHYKNDKGDYLFVIAEKVGTEG
- a CDS encoding cytochrome ubiquinol oxidase subunit I, producing MDVEILSRIQFAFTISFHYIYPPLSIGLGLIMVIMEGMYLRTKEPMYEQLARFWTKIFALTFGIGVATGIVMEFEFGTNWATYSRYVGDVFGSALAAEGIFAFALESGFLGILLFGWNRVSPRVHFIATVGVFFGSLFSAVWIVVANSWQQTPAGFHVVGEGLEARAEITDFWAMVFNPSSVDRLLHVWIGAFLAGAFLVLSVHAFYLLKERHVELSKKALKIALSVATVFSLAQLFVGHRSAEGVSVNQPAKLAALEGHFDSLAVADAYIFGWVNKEKQEVTGIGVPGGLTFLLHNDFETPIRGLNSFPEDERPSALNAIFQFYHLMVAIGMALIALTLFASFLWWRGRLFNHRWLLWVFVFAVLLPNIANQVGWFAAEMGRQPWVVYGLLRTSDALSKAVTANQVLFSLILFALIYTLLFALFLYLLNKKIQAGPESAERIQHNPRQEGMAEAWGGR
- the cydB gene encoding cytochrome d ubiquinol oxidase subunit II, producing MPTLLGIDYPTLWFLVVGGLFSGYAILDGFDLGAGALHLFFRKEESRRIALNAIGPVWDGNEVWLVIGGGALFAGFPVMYATLFSGMYIPFMLFLAFLIFRAVSIEFRSKEKMKWWRQMWDVSYSVASIMLAVLLGVVLGNVLLGMDIGASQEFEGNWVEFLNPYALLVGVTTLALFSTHGALYLLMKTEGRLYAKLTILARRAMIFFLTTFALVTVYTLIYIPHLSDRFRDIQWLFVVPVLAFLSIANIPRLISKRKYRQAFFFSSLTMALLLIVVAIELYPVLILSTIDKTYSITIYNAASSSKSMGIMLLIAAIGAPLVLSYTAFVFWTFRGKVKLDETSY